A region from the Myripristis murdjan chromosome 23, fMyrMur1.1, whole genome shotgun sequence genome encodes:
- the tbc1d30 gene encoding TBC1 domain family member 30 isoform X2 — MASQVALTGNELLEIDICDRGESSQDESGVFVNSADSPLDNYSGFQQWSSCGFVSAPPDSPNDTSSPPGQQEVPNGHGAAPDTVTATRRSSTVGDTDSEAQGDERKAPRTSIVDCLLVELYDTYSAGSRRNADSWDSSTEASGSDAFLGRSNSGSSFLQELQEKHTRRHQMNYLAQKAPEELRSIIQEVKYRTGLQSAKLLRQLKRRDRLYHKLQKNYDIITACLQAVSQKRRVDTRLKFTIEPSLGKNGFQQWYDALKAVARLPTGIPKEWRKRVWLTLADQYLHSISIDWEKTLRFAFNERSNPDDDSLGIQIVKDLHRTGCSSYCGQEGEQDRVVLKRVLLAYARWNKTVGYCQGFNVLAALILEVTEGNESDALKVMIYLIDKVLPESYFANNLQALSVDMAVFRDLLRLKLPRLSQHLHHLQKTANREAGGSYEPPLTNVFTMQWFLTMFATCLPSPTVLKIWDSVFFEGSEVLLRVALAIWERLGERIEYCQTADEFYSTMGCLTQEMLEHSLIDPAELMQEVYSMAVFPFPQLAELREKYTYNITPFPTSVKSNGSGGLGSWESDDDADMDDEDSVVTALGCLGPLGGLLAPELQRYQKHLKDQRGEQGNIAELSPGAVGAGGGGGGGGGGGGGGGGGGRAEHQAAINSMMMERMSTDINALKKQYARIKRRQQQQAMQLYIRTDKCPATSVLASQLNPSTPIVNHLLLGRKPCGGSRGSRPTSTASMLPGARSGPLFQTQFSPSRQRSGSLPSSSAGSAGSCGGGVASPWRAHVRVHRRNIAMARAQLGFEDSEVKEEKEEEGGGSERREDGEDGKKEEKEEETDGTGMINEKEEGKEGSEPSASPSPDPTAAELACEEIQQATDVRKVAGVGNVEEQLASLDLEYESNPSSQPSSPPLTPSECHTEFKAAPQVPILPPPPSSHRRKESDSSSSESNTSSLRRVRPASHHSSTSCIPSSLASAPSPFASPVPTSAPVNPCRSPSPTQSFKSCLPSSPSMPGFSPLSPPSSSTFSMTSSSSTPSLTSLSSMPKSHIPTSPSTPPLSSTSVPKQPSVFSPFPCIKQPKKSVAARNLGLYGPTSRTPMVHFPQLSRNLNRSSATSTTRRR, encoded by the exons ATGGCGTCGCAGGTGGCATTAACCGGGAATGAACTTTTGGAAATCGACATATGTGACCGCGGGGAGAGTTCCCAAGACGAGAGCGGGGTTTTTGTCAATTCGGCCGACTCTCCTTTGGATAATTACTCCGGTTTTCAGCAGTGGAGCTCCTGCGGCTTCGTGTCTGCTCCTCCCGACTCACCTAATGACACATCATCACCTCCCGGACAGCAGGAGGTCCCCAACGGGCACGGAGCAGCACCTGACACCGTGACTGCCACCCGGAGGAGCAGCACGGTCGGTGACACTGACTCCGAAGCCcagggagatgagaggaaagCCCCCCGGACCTCCATAGTGGACTGCCTGCTGGTGGAGCTGTACGACACGTACAGCGCCGGCAGCCGCAGGAACGCGGACAGCTGGGACAGCTCCACCGAGGCGTCCGGCTCCGACGCCTTCCTGGGCCGCAGTAACAGCGGCTCCAGCttcctgcaggagctgcaggagaaacACACCAGGAGACACCAGATGAACTACCTGGCCCAGAAAG cccCCGAGGAGCTGCGTTCAATCATCCAGGAAGTGAAATATCGCACGGGCCTGCAGTCGGCCAAGCTGCTTCGCCAGCTGAAGAGACGGGACCGGCTCTACCACAAACTGCAGAAGAACtatgacatcatcactgcatGTCTTCAGGCTGTCTCCCAAAAACGAC GAGTGGACACAAGGCTGAAGTTTACCATCGAACCATCACTGGGAAAGAATGGATTCCAGCAG TGGTATGATGCACTTAAAGCAGTGGCCAGGCTCCCAACTGGAATCCCCAAGGAATGGCGGAAGAGG GTATGGCTAACCCTGGCAGACCAGTACCTCCACAGCATCTCTATAGACTGGGAGAAGACGCTTCGTTTTGCCTTCAATGAGCGCAGCAACCCGGACGATGACTCACTTGGCATCCAGATTGTCAAG GACCTACACAGGACGGGCTGCAGCTCCTACTGTGGCCAGGAGGGGGAGCAGGACAGGGTGGTGCTGAAGAGGGTGCTGCTGGCGTACGCCCGCTGGAATAAAACTGTGGGCTACTGCCAAGGATTCAATGTGCTGGCTGCACTTATACTGGAAGTCACAGAGGGCAATGAGAGTGATGCACttaag GTGATGATCTATCTGATTGACAAAGTGCTGCCGGAGAGTTATTTTGCCAACAACCTGCAGGCATTGTCAG TGGACATGGCAGTGTTTAGAGACCTCCTGCGTCTAAAGCTGCCCAGGCTGTCTCAGCACCTTCACCACCTGCAGAAAACTGCCAACAGAGAGGCAggag gCAGCTACGAGCCCCCGCTGACCAATGTGTTCACTATGCAGTGGTTCTTGACTATGTTTGCCACCTGCCTGCCCTCTCCCACCGTGCTGAAGATCTGGGACTCGGTTTTCTTTGAAGGTTCGGAGGTCCTGCTCAGAGTTGCCCTCGCCATCTGGGAAAGACTGGGAGA gAGGATCGAGTACTGTCAGACAGCGGATGAGTTTTACAGTACGATGGGTTGTCTCACTCAGGAGATGCTTGAGCACAGCCTCATCGATCCTGCTGAACTCATGCAG GAGGTTTACTCCATGGCCGTGTTTCCCTTCCCTCAACTGgctgagctgagagagaaatacaCCTACAACATCACCCCCTTCCCTACATCAGTCAAATCCAATGGAAG TGGAGGTCTGGGCAGCTGGGagagtgatgatgatgctgacaTGGATGATGAAGACTCGGTGGTGACAGCTCTTGGTTGTCTCGGGCCTTTGGGTGGCCTCCTGGCTCCTGAGCTGCAGAGATACCAGAAACATCTCAAAG ACCAGCGTGGAGAGCAGGGCAACATAGCAGAGCTGAGCCCAGGGGCGGTGGGggctggaggaggtggtggaggtgggggaggaggaggaggaggaggaggaggaggaggcagagcggAGCACCAAGCAGCCATCAACAGcatgatgatggagaggatgaGCACAGACATCAACGCCCTGAAGAAGCAATATGCTCGCATCAAGAGgcggcagcagcaacaggctaTGCAACTCTACATACGCACAG ATAAATGCCCCGCCACTAGTGTCCTGGCCTCCCAGCTCAACCCCTCCACCCCAATTGTCAACCACCTCCTTCTGGGTCGGAAGCCATGTGGAGGTTCTCGGGGCTCCAGACCTACATCCACCGCCTCCATGCTCCCAGGGGCCCGGTCTGGCCCTCTGTTCCAAACCCAGTTCTCCCCGTCCAGGCAGCGCAGTGGCTCGCTGCCCTCCAGCAGTGCTGGCTCCGCAGGAAGCTGCGGAGGAGGGGTGGCATCGCCTTGGCGTGCTCATGTCCGCGTTCACCGCAGGAATATAGCCATGGCCCGAGCACAGCTAGGCTTCGAGGATtcagaggtgaaggaggagaaagaggaggaaggaggaggatcagaaagaagagaggatgGGGAGGACGGgaagaaggaggaaaaggaggaggagacagatggAACGGGAATGATTAATGAGAaggaagaggggaaagaggggagTGAACCCTCTGCGTCCCCATCTCCTGATCCCACCGCTGCAGAGCTGGCATGTGAAGAGATTCAACAGGCTACAGATGTGAGAAAAGTAGCAGGAGTGGGAAATGTGGAGGAACAACTTGCCTCCCTGGATCTAGAGTATGAATCAAACCCGTCCTCACAGCCCAGCTCACCCCCTCTCACACCATCAGAGTGTCACACAGAGTTTAAAGCCGCACCCCAAGTCCCTATCCTTCCTCCACCACCGTCATCACACCGGCGTAAAGAGTCTGACTCGTCGAGTTCAGAGAGCAACACCAGCTCTCTCAGACGCGTTCGACCTGCATCTCaccactcctccacctcctgtaTCCCCTCCTCCTTGGCCTCTGCTCCAAGTCCATTTGCCTCTCCAGTCCCTACATCAGCTCCTGTCAATCCGTGCCGCTCACCTTCCCCAACTCAGTCCTTCAAATCCTGCCTCCCGTCTTCCCCTTCCATGCCAGGTTTCTCTccgctctctcctccctcctcctccacctttaGCATGACTtcatcctcctccactccctcgCTTACCTCTCTTTCCTCCATGCCTAAATCTCATATCCCCACTTCCCCATCCACCCCGCCACTCTCGTCCACCTCCGTCCCGAAACAGCCCTCTGTCTTCTCCCCATTCCCCTGCATCAAGCAGCCCAAGAAATCGGTAGCAGCCAGAAACCTGGGTCTTTACGGCCCCACATCCAGAACACCGATGGTACATTTCCCCCAGCTCAGCCGCAACCTCAACCGCAGCAGtgccaccagcaccaccaggaGGCGATAG
- the tbc1d30 gene encoding TBC1 domain family member 30 isoform X1, whose translation MASQVALTGNELLEIDICDRGESSQDESGVFVNSADSPLDNYSGFQQWSSCGFVSAPPDSPNDTSSPPGQQEVPNGHGAAPDTVTATRRSSTVGDTDSEAQGDERKAPRTSIVDCLLVELYDTYSAGSRRNADSWDSSTEASGSDAFLGRSNSGSSFLQELQEKHTRRHQMNYLAQKAPEELRSIIQEVKYRTGLQSAKLLRQLKRRDRLYHKLQKNYDIITACLQAVSQKRRVDTRLKFTIEPSLGKNGFQQWYDALKAVARLPTGIPKEWRKRVWLTLADQYLHSISIDWEKTLRFAFNERSNPDDDSLGIQIVKDLHRTGCSSYCGQEGEQDRVVLKRVLLAYARWNKTVGYCQGFNVLAALILEVTEGNESDALKVMIYLIDKVLPESYFANNLQALSVDMAVFRDLLRLKLPRLSQHLHHLQKTANREAGGSYEPPLTNVFTMQWFLTMFATCLPSPTVLKIWDSVFFEGSEVLLRVALAIWERLGERIEYCQTADEFYSTMGCLTQEMLEHSLIDPAELMQEVYSMAVFPFPQLAELREKYTYNITPFPTSVKSNGSGGLGSWESDDDADMDDEDSVVTALGCLGPLGGLLAPELQRYQKHLKDQRGEQGNIAELSPGAVGAGGGGGGGGGGGGGGGGGGRAEHQAAINSMMMERMSTDINALKKQYARIKRRQQQQAMQLYIRTGPGLGVTTSPGVPQEPPNKPKDDKCPATSVLASQLNPSTPIVNHLLLGRKPCGGSRGSRPTSTASMLPGARSGPLFQTQFSPSRQRSGSLPSSSAGSAGSCGGGVASPWRAHVRVHRRNIAMARAQLGFEDSEVKEEKEEEGGGSERREDGEDGKKEEKEEETDGTGMINEKEEGKEGSEPSASPSPDPTAAELACEEIQQATDVRKVAGVGNVEEQLASLDLEYESNPSSQPSSPPLTPSECHTEFKAAPQVPILPPPPSSHRRKESDSSSSESNTSSLRRVRPASHHSSTSCIPSSLASAPSPFASPVPTSAPVNPCRSPSPTQSFKSCLPSSPSMPGFSPLSPPSSSTFSMTSSSSTPSLTSLSSMPKSHIPTSPSTPPLSSTSVPKQPSVFSPFPCIKQPKKSVAARNLGLYGPTSRTPMVHFPQLSRNLNRSSATSTTRRR comes from the exons ATGGCGTCGCAGGTGGCATTAACCGGGAATGAACTTTTGGAAATCGACATATGTGACCGCGGGGAGAGTTCCCAAGACGAGAGCGGGGTTTTTGTCAATTCGGCCGACTCTCCTTTGGATAATTACTCCGGTTTTCAGCAGTGGAGCTCCTGCGGCTTCGTGTCTGCTCCTCCCGACTCACCTAATGACACATCATCACCTCCCGGACAGCAGGAGGTCCCCAACGGGCACGGAGCAGCACCTGACACCGTGACTGCCACCCGGAGGAGCAGCACGGTCGGTGACACTGACTCCGAAGCCcagggagatgagaggaaagCCCCCCGGACCTCCATAGTGGACTGCCTGCTGGTGGAGCTGTACGACACGTACAGCGCCGGCAGCCGCAGGAACGCGGACAGCTGGGACAGCTCCACCGAGGCGTCCGGCTCCGACGCCTTCCTGGGCCGCAGTAACAGCGGCTCCAGCttcctgcaggagctgcaggagaaacACACCAGGAGACACCAGATGAACTACCTGGCCCAGAAAG cccCCGAGGAGCTGCGTTCAATCATCCAGGAAGTGAAATATCGCACGGGCCTGCAGTCGGCCAAGCTGCTTCGCCAGCTGAAGAGACGGGACCGGCTCTACCACAAACTGCAGAAGAACtatgacatcatcactgcatGTCTTCAGGCTGTCTCCCAAAAACGAC GAGTGGACACAAGGCTGAAGTTTACCATCGAACCATCACTGGGAAAGAATGGATTCCAGCAG TGGTATGATGCACTTAAAGCAGTGGCCAGGCTCCCAACTGGAATCCCCAAGGAATGGCGGAAGAGG GTATGGCTAACCCTGGCAGACCAGTACCTCCACAGCATCTCTATAGACTGGGAGAAGACGCTTCGTTTTGCCTTCAATGAGCGCAGCAACCCGGACGATGACTCACTTGGCATCCAGATTGTCAAG GACCTACACAGGACGGGCTGCAGCTCCTACTGTGGCCAGGAGGGGGAGCAGGACAGGGTGGTGCTGAAGAGGGTGCTGCTGGCGTACGCCCGCTGGAATAAAACTGTGGGCTACTGCCAAGGATTCAATGTGCTGGCTGCACTTATACTGGAAGTCACAGAGGGCAATGAGAGTGATGCACttaag GTGATGATCTATCTGATTGACAAAGTGCTGCCGGAGAGTTATTTTGCCAACAACCTGCAGGCATTGTCAG TGGACATGGCAGTGTTTAGAGACCTCCTGCGTCTAAAGCTGCCCAGGCTGTCTCAGCACCTTCACCACCTGCAGAAAACTGCCAACAGAGAGGCAggag gCAGCTACGAGCCCCCGCTGACCAATGTGTTCACTATGCAGTGGTTCTTGACTATGTTTGCCACCTGCCTGCCCTCTCCCACCGTGCTGAAGATCTGGGACTCGGTTTTCTTTGAAGGTTCGGAGGTCCTGCTCAGAGTTGCCCTCGCCATCTGGGAAAGACTGGGAGA gAGGATCGAGTACTGTCAGACAGCGGATGAGTTTTACAGTACGATGGGTTGTCTCACTCAGGAGATGCTTGAGCACAGCCTCATCGATCCTGCTGAACTCATGCAG GAGGTTTACTCCATGGCCGTGTTTCCCTTCCCTCAACTGgctgagctgagagagaaatacaCCTACAACATCACCCCCTTCCCTACATCAGTCAAATCCAATGGAAG TGGAGGTCTGGGCAGCTGGGagagtgatgatgatgctgacaTGGATGATGAAGACTCGGTGGTGACAGCTCTTGGTTGTCTCGGGCCTTTGGGTGGCCTCCTGGCTCCTGAGCTGCAGAGATACCAGAAACATCTCAAAG ACCAGCGTGGAGAGCAGGGCAACATAGCAGAGCTGAGCCCAGGGGCGGTGGGggctggaggaggtggtggaggtgggggaggaggaggaggaggaggaggaggaggaggcagagcggAGCACCAAGCAGCCATCAACAGcatgatgatggagaggatgaGCACAGACATCAACGCCCTGAAGAAGCAATATGCTCGCATCAAGAGgcggcagcagcaacaggctaTGCAACTCTACATACGCACAG GACCTGGACTCGGAGTGACCACAAGCCCAGGGGTTCCTCAGGAGCCTCCCAACAAACCCAAAGATG ATAAATGCCCCGCCACTAGTGTCCTGGCCTCCCAGCTCAACCCCTCCACCCCAATTGTCAACCACCTCCTTCTGGGTCGGAAGCCATGTGGAGGTTCTCGGGGCTCCAGACCTACATCCACCGCCTCCATGCTCCCAGGGGCCCGGTCTGGCCCTCTGTTCCAAACCCAGTTCTCCCCGTCCAGGCAGCGCAGTGGCTCGCTGCCCTCCAGCAGTGCTGGCTCCGCAGGAAGCTGCGGAGGAGGGGTGGCATCGCCTTGGCGTGCTCATGTCCGCGTTCACCGCAGGAATATAGCCATGGCCCGAGCACAGCTAGGCTTCGAGGATtcagaggtgaaggaggagaaagaggaggaaggaggaggatcagaaagaagagaggatgGGGAGGACGGgaagaaggaggaaaaggaggaggagacagatggAACGGGAATGATTAATGAGAaggaagaggggaaagaggggagTGAACCCTCTGCGTCCCCATCTCCTGATCCCACCGCTGCAGAGCTGGCATGTGAAGAGATTCAACAGGCTACAGATGTGAGAAAAGTAGCAGGAGTGGGAAATGTGGAGGAACAACTTGCCTCCCTGGATCTAGAGTATGAATCAAACCCGTCCTCACAGCCCAGCTCACCCCCTCTCACACCATCAGAGTGTCACACAGAGTTTAAAGCCGCACCCCAAGTCCCTATCCTTCCTCCACCACCGTCATCACACCGGCGTAAAGAGTCTGACTCGTCGAGTTCAGAGAGCAACACCAGCTCTCTCAGACGCGTTCGACCTGCATCTCaccactcctccacctcctgtaTCCCCTCCTCCTTGGCCTCTGCTCCAAGTCCATTTGCCTCTCCAGTCCCTACATCAGCTCCTGTCAATCCGTGCCGCTCACCTTCCCCAACTCAGTCCTTCAAATCCTGCCTCCCGTCTTCCCCTTCCATGCCAGGTTTCTCTccgctctctcctccctcctcctccacctttaGCATGACTtcatcctcctccactccctcgCTTACCTCTCTTTCCTCCATGCCTAAATCTCATATCCCCACTTCCCCATCCACCCCGCCACTCTCGTCCACCTCCGTCCCGAAACAGCCCTCTGTCTTCTCCCCATTCCCCTGCATCAAGCAGCCCAAGAAATCGGTAGCAGCCAGAAACCTGGGTCTTTACGGCCCCACATCCAGAACACCGATGGTACATTTCCCCCAGCTCAGCCGCAACCTCAACCGCAGCAGtgccaccagcaccaccaggaGGCGATAG
- the tbc1d30 gene encoding TBC1 domain family member 30 isoform X3, with translation MAQDKATETGHAGVDTRLKFTIEPSLGKNGFQQWYDALKAVARLPTGIPKEWRKRVWLTLADQYLHSISIDWEKTLRFAFNERSNPDDDSLGIQIVKDLHRTGCSSYCGQEGEQDRVVLKRVLLAYARWNKTVGYCQGFNVLAALILEVTEGNESDALKVMIYLIDKVLPESYFANNLQALSVDMAVFRDLLRLKLPRLSQHLHHLQKTANREAGGSYEPPLTNVFTMQWFLTMFATCLPSPTVLKIWDSVFFEGSEVLLRVALAIWERLGERIEYCQTADEFYSTMGCLTQEMLEHSLIDPAELMQEVYSMAVFPFPQLAELREKYTYNITPFPTSVKSNGSGGLGSWESDDDADMDDEDSVVTALGCLGPLGGLLAPELQRYQKHLKDQRGEQGNIAELSPGAVGAGGGGGGGGGGGGGGGGGGRAEHQAAINSMMMERMSTDINALKKQYARIKRRQQQQAMQLYIRTGPGLGVTTSPGVPQEPPNKPKDDKCPATSVLASQLNPSTPIVNHLLLGRKPCGGSRGSRPTSTASMLPGARSGPLFQTQFSPSRQRSGSLPSSSAGSAGSCGGGVASPWRAHVRVHRRNIAMARAQLGFEDSEVKEEKEEEGGGSERREDGEDGKKEEKEEETDGTGMINEKEEGKEGSEPSASPSPDPTAAELACEEIQQATDVRKVAGVGNVEEQLASLDLEYESNPSSQPSSPPLTPSECHTEFKAAPQVPILPPPPSSHRRKESDSSSSESNTSSLRRVRPASHHSSTSCIPSSLASAPSPFASPVPTSAPVNPCRSPSPTQSFKSCLPSSPSMPGFSPLSPPSSSTFSMTSSSSTPSLTSLSSMPKSHIPTSPSTPPLSSTSVPKQPSVFSPFPCIKQPKKSVAARNLGLYGPTSRTPMVHFPQLSRNLNRSSATSTTRRR, from the exons ATGGCGCAGGACAAAGCGACAGAGACTGGCCATGCAG GAGTGGACACAAGGCTGAAGTTTACCATCGAACCATCACTGGGAAAGAATGGATTCCAGCAG TGGTATGATGCACTTAAAGCAGTGGCCAGGCTCCCAACTGGAATCCCCAAGGAATGGCGGAAGAGG GTATGGCTAACCCTGGCAGACCAGTACCTCCACAGCATCTCTATAGACTGGGAGAAGACGCTTCGTTTTGCCTTCAATGAGCGCAGCAACCCGGACGATGACTCACTTGGCATCCAGATTGTCAAG GACCTACACAGGACGGGCTGCAGCTCCTACTGTGGCCAGGAGGGGGAGCAGGACAGGGTGGTGCTGAAGAGGGTGCTGCTGGCGTACGCCCGCTGGAATAAAACTGTGGGCTACTGCCAAGGATTCAATGTGCTGGCTGCACTTATACTGGAAGTCACAGAGGGCAATGAGAGTGATGCACttaag GTGATGATCTATCTGATTGACAAAGTGCTGCCGGAGAGTTATTTTGCCAACAACCTGCAGGCATTGTCAG TGGACATGGCAGTGTTTAGAGACCTCCTGCGTCTAAAGCTGCCCAGGCTGTCTCAGCACCTTCACCACCTGCAGAAAACTGCCAACAGAGAGGCAggag gCAGCTACGAGCCCCCGCTGACCAATGTGTTCACTATGCAGTGGTTCTTGACTATGTTTGCCACCTGCCTGCCCTCTCCCACCGTGCTGAAGATCTGGGACTCGGTTTTCTTTGAAGGTTCGGAGGTCCTGCTCAGAGTTGCCCTCGCCATCTGGGAAAGACTGGGAGA gAGGATCGAGTACTGTCAGACAGCGGATGAGTTTTACAGTACGATGGGTTGTCTCACTCAGGAGATGCTTGAGCACAGCCTCATCGATCCTGCTGAACTCATGCAG GAGGTTTACTCCATGGCCGTGTTTCCCTTCCCTCAACTGgctgagctgagagagaaatacaCCTACAACATCACCCCCTTCCCTACATCAGTCAAATCCAATGGAAG TGGAGGTCTGGGCAGCTGGGagagtgatgatgatgctgacaTGGATGATGAAGACTCGGTGGTGACAGCTCTTGGTTGTCTCGGGCCTTTGGGTGGCCTCCTGGCTCCTGAGCTGCAGAGATACCAGAAACATCTCAAAG ACCAGCGTGGAGAGCAGGGCAACATAGCAGAGCTGAGCCCAGGGGCGGTGGGggctggaggaggtggtggaggtgggggaggaggaggaggaggaggaggaggaggaggcagagcggAGCACCAAGCAGCCATCAACAGcatgatgatggagaggatgaGCACAGACATCAACGCCCTGAAGAAGCAATATGCTCGCATCAAGAGgcggcagcagcaacaggctaTGCAACTCTACATACGCACAG GACCTGGACTCGGAGTGACCACAAGCCCAGGGGTTCCTCAGGAGCCTCCCAACAAACCCAAAGATG ATAAATGCCCCGCCACTAGTGTCCTGGCCTCCCAGCTCAACCCCTCCACCCCAATTGTCAACCACCTCCTTCTGGGTCGGAAGCCATGTGGAGGTTCTCGGGGCTCCAGACCTACATCCACCGCCTCCATGCTCCCAGGGGCCCGGTCTGGCCCTCTGTTCCAAACCCAGTTCTCCCCGTCCAGGCAGCGCAGTGGCTCGCTGCCCTCCAGCAGTGCTGGCTCCGCAGGAAGCTGCGGAGGAGGGGTGGCATCGCCTTGGCGTGCTCATGTCCGCGTTCACCGCAGGAATATAGCCATGGCCCGAGCACAGCTAGGCTTCGAGGATtcagaggtgaaggaggagaaagaggaggaaggaggaggatcagaaagaagagaggatgGGGAGGACGGgaagaaggaggaaaaggaggaggagacagatggAACGGGAATGATTAATGAGAaggaagaggggaaagaggggagTGAACCCTCTGCGTCCCCATCTCCTGATCCCACCGCTGCAGAGCTGGCATGTGAAGAGATTCAACAGGCTACAGATGTGAGAAAAGTAGCAGGAGTGGGAAATGTGGAGGAACAACTTGCCTCCCTGGATCTAGAGTATGAATCAAACCCGTCCTCACAGCCCAGCTCACCCCCTCTCACACCATCAGAGTGTCACACAGAGTTTAAAGCCGCACCCCAAGTCCCTATCCTTCCTCCACCACCGTCATCACACCGGCGTAAAGAGTCTGACTCGTCGAGTTCAGAGAGCAACACCAGCTCTCTCAGACGCGTTCGACCTGCATCTCaccactcctccacctcctgtaTCCCCTCCTCCTTGGCCTCTGCTCCAAGTCCATTTGCCTCTCCAGTCCCTACATCAGCTCCTGTCAATCCGTGCCGCTCACCTTCCCCAACTCAGTCCTTCAAATCCTGCCTCCCGTCTTCCCCTTCCATGCCAGGTTTCTCTccgctctctcctccctcctcctccacctttaGCATGACTtcatcctcctccactccctcgCTTACCTCTCTTTCCTCCATGCCTAAATCTCATATCCCCACTTCCCCATCCACCCCGCCACTCTCGTCCACCTCCGTCCCGAAACAGCCCTCTGTCTTCTCCCCATTCCCCTGCATCAAGCAGCCCAAGAAATCGGTAGCAGCCAGAAACCTGGGTCTTTACGGCCCCACATCCAGAACACCGATGGTACATTTCCCCCAGCTCAGCCGCAACCTCAACCGCAGCAGtgccaccagcaccaccaggaGGCGATAG